A single Anopheles maculipalpis chromosome 3RL, idAnoMacuDA_375_x, whole genome shotgun sequence DNA region contains:
- the LOC126560690 gene encoding uncharacterized protein LOC126560690, with amino-acid sequence MLQDTFAKIKPFVNRQKRWDTLGKIWKWIAGTPDADDLHVINSTMNSLIAESNKQIIINQGFNDRLKQITDVANQVVNIENECYESHQVEIRKLILLSNINMLQEKLDVIEDAILLVKHGIPSSKLLSLEDLTSIEQFLEKNSIKYNTPEELLRQSTAQVAVNESHTQIASNCSKMNQVLNGSYVIQFENCNIIINGEIYSNNEVTIPGKPFKSTAEINIDKSEIEHKPPLQLIQKLTIEHREKLQSINLQNDSLRWKFNVFGGTFAFICLCALIICLFFHFKRTTIKTNFIPRSNEP; translated from the exons ATGCTACAGGACACTTTTGCgaaaatcaaaccatttgTGAACAGACAAAAACGATGGGACACATTAGGCAAAATTTGGAAATGGATCGCTGGAACTCCAGATGCTGACGACCTACATGTCATTAACTCCACAATGAACTCCCTGATAgcagaaagcaacaaacaaataataatcaaccaAGGTTTCAATGACAGGTTGAAACAAATAACTGATGTCGCTAACCAAGTCgtaaatattgaaaacgaATGCTATGAGTCACACCAAGTGGAAATTCGAAAACTTATTCTACTTTCCAACATAAATATGCTACAAGAAAAATTGGATGTCATAGAAGACGCTATACTGTTAGTTAAACACGGGATTCCGAGCAGTAAGCTACTATCCCTTGAGGATCTGACCTCAATAGAACAGTTTCTTGAGAAGAATAGCATTAAATACAACACACCGGAAGAATTGCTAAGGCAATCAACTGCCCAAGTTGCAGTAAATGAATCACATA CTCAAATCGCATCAAACTGCAGCAAAATGAACCAAGTACTGAACGGTTCCTACGTCATACAATTCGAAAATTGTAACATTATCATAAATggagaaatttattcaaacaacGAAGTCACCATTCCTGGTAAACCATTCAAATCAACAGCAGAAATCAACATCGATAAGAGCGAAATCGAACATAAACCGCCTCTCCAACTCATACAAAAACTCACCATAGAACATAGAGAAAAACTACAAAGTATTAACTTGCAGAATGATTCTTTGAGATGGAAATTCAATGTATTCGGAGGAACATTTGCATTCATATGCCTATGCGCATTGATAATCTGTTTATTCTTCCACTTCAAGAGAACGACGATAAAA ACCAACTTCATTCCACGCAGCAACGAGCCTTAG